Proteins found in one Pectobacterium atrosepticum genomic segment:
- a CDS encoding type III secretion protein: MTTQEQTRGRESDGITPLAWLTWWVKDCLLQADPSWWTGGVMLPDSPRRRDWLHVNAVQLNRYFSLPLVLPPDPLASLMQLGTLDTAQRETVLHLMARVCQPIREPNHSDAEGIWCERLAKALRPGLWLPTPAAFSAQSSPDPSTSRDQDALMLLRVRYGEACWPRLRLLFPYDCSRDWGTHCQAPAVSLPAARLNALCDALIWKASTPA, translated from the coding sequence ATGACAACACAAGAGCAAACCAGAGGGCGCGAATCGGATGGCATCACACCGCTTGCGTGGCTGACCTGGTGGGTAAAGGACTGTCTGTTACAAGCGGACCCCAGTTGGTGGACGGGGGGCGTTATGTTGCCTGATTCGCCACGGCGTCGCGACTGGCTGCATGTGAACGCCGTACAGCTTAATCGCTATTTCTCTCTGCCGTTGGTCTTACCGCCGGATCCGCTTGCCTCGCTGATGCAACTGGGGACTCTGGATACGGCGCAGCGGGAAACGGTATTACACCTGATGGCACGGGTGTGCCAGCCCATACGTGAACCGAATCACTCTGACGCAGAGGGCATATGGTGTGAACGGCTGGCAAAGGCGCTGCGGCCCGGTTTGTGGCTACCGACACCGGCTGCTTTTTCTGCTCAATCATCACCGGATCCCTCGACATCACGCGACCAGGACGCCTTGATGCTGTTGCGCGTTCGCTATGGCGAAGCGTGCTGGCCGCGTCTGCGATTGCTCTTTCCATATGATTGTTCCCGTGATTGGGGAACCCACTGTCAGGCTCCAGCAGTGTCATTACCCGCCGCCCGGCTGAATGCGCTGTGCGATGCCCTAATCTGGAAGGCATCAACCCCCGCATAA
- a CDS encoding EscJ/YscJ/HrcJ family type III secretion inner membrane ring protein has product MKIDKRVLLLLIGLLAGCGEPIELNRGLSENDANEAISMLGRYQIGAEKRVEKTGVTLVIDAKNMERAVNILNAAGLPKQSRTNLGEVFQKSGVISTPLEERARYIYALSQEVEATLAQIDGVMVARVHVVLPERIAPGEPVQPASAAVFIKYRAELEPDGMEPRIRRMVASSIPGLSGKDDKELAIVFVPAEPYQDTIPVVTLGPFTLTPDEMRRWQWSAGLFGLVLAGLLGWRIGSPYLRQWQQKKARASSSQ; this is encoded by the coding sequence ATGAAAATAGATAAGCGAGTGTTGCTCCTGCTGATCGGATTATTGGCTGGCTGCGGTGAGCCGATTGAGCTGAATCGCGGGCTGTCGGAGAACGATGCCAACGAAGCGATTTCAATGCTTGGCCGCTATCAGATCGGTGCGGAGAAACGGGTTGAGAAAACCGGCGTCACGCTGGTGATCGATGCAAAAAATATGGAACGCGCCGTCAACATTCTAAATGCGGCGGGTTTACCGAAGCAGTCGCGCACTAATCTGGGGGAAGTTTTTCAGAAAAGCGGTGTGATCTCGACGCCGCTGGAAGAGCGAGCCCGCTATATCTATGCCTTGTCGCAGGAAGTCGAAGCGACGCTGGCGCAGATCGATGGCGTGATGGTGGCGCGAGTGCATGTGGTGTTGCCCGAGCGTATCGCGCCCGGCGAACCGGTTCAGCCCGCCTCAGCAGCGGTATTTATTAAATATCGTGCCGAACTGGAACCGGATGGGATGGAGCCGCGTATCCGTCGGATGGTCGCCAGCAGTATTCCCGGTCTGTCTGGTAAGGACGATAAAGAACTGGCGATCGTTTTTGTTCCGGCAGAACCGTATCAGGACACGATCCCCGTCGTTACGCTGGGGCCGTTCACGCTGACGCCGGATGAAATGCGTCGTTGGCAGTGGAGCGCTGGGCTATTTGGCCTAGTGCTGGCTGGGCTATTAGGCTGGCGTATTGGCTCGCCTTACCTGCGACAATGGCAGCAGAAAAAAGCGAGGGCGTCGTCGTCACAATGA
- a CDS encoding type III secretion protein, which yields MKINHASTLPQPGDAPLADNGTSFSFSANDQDVSWFSAALSSAPMTAGSGNSQWLGALAEKSQGLNGVFKSAERDVSQAMRSNNPKDVLDATRTLSSFYLESLLSAKLVAKSVQSLEKLTNLQ from the coding sequence ATGAAAATCAACCACGCCAGTACGTTGCCTCAGCCGGGGGATGCTCCGCTGGCGGACAACGGCACGTCTTTTTCCTTTTCTGCCAACGATCAGGATGTTTCCTGGTTTAGTGCGGCGTTGTCATCGGCACCGATGACGGCAGGAAGCGGTAACAGTCAGTGGCTGGGTGCGCTGGCGGAAAAATCTCAGGGATTGAACGGCGTCTTCAAATCCGCCGAACGCGACGTCAGCCAGGCGATGCGTTCCAATAATCCAAAGGATGTACTGGATGCAACCCGAACACTGTCGTCGTTCTATCTGGAAAGCTTGCTGAGCGCCAAACTGGTGGCGAAAAGTGTGCAAAGTCTGGAAAAACTCACCAACTTACAGTAG
- a CDS encoding Hrp pili protein HrpA, which translates to MALGLSQVASQAASQTLDTAMAGSLTRAAGAQAQKIALDTENSILDGQMDSASKSLNSGQKAAKAIQF; encoded by the coding sequence ATGGCTTTAGGACTTTCTCAGGTTGCATCTCAGGCGGCTTCTCAGACTCTGGATACCGCGATGGCCGGTTCTCTGACTCGTGCAGCAGGCGCGCAGGCACAGAAAATTGCGTTGGATACGGAAAACTCCATTCTGGATGGTCAGATGGATTCTGCCTCCAAATCACTGAACTCTGGGCAGAAAGCGGCGAAAGCTATCCAGTTCTGA
- a CDS encoding EAL domain-containing protein, producing the protein MLALTTNTGLWFRLVSISLGSALLALLLGQAIVARMEQTQLLHYSEEVLDQGIAVANEGRETINRVLTLNNTPCSSADLKELRLISFYSVYLRDIGRIKNNYLICSAGWGMLNPPIYLLPPNLTTPDGVQLWTAMKDVVDPRITADMASLNGVVTITAAAAFRRFTQPPAEHSAMLLTRNLDHVYQKFGDIDLPAFRQTRQQNNAWLTMGKRQTFFCAQNRDICVLAQLDSAGILYHPWYVIASLLFLGLLIGASSTFSYQLYYDRHQALPSQLKRAIKHQRFQVHYQPLISLPQRAIIGVEALARWRNEHGDNVSPEYFINIAEEMGYLPELTRIITRQALHDMQPYLTQEPPFLLSINLSVTDIVSPDYHHFLQKMCDELGIDRARIMLELTERSSTSHQTLANGLEALRREGYKVALDDFGTGYSNLDYLSHLPFDMIKIDKVFVGAIGTDSVNAAMADLLFTLVKKLDVPVIIEGVETREQAAYILQQCPSAMIQGWYFSKAVALCDLPDIHHYQCPPIETA; encoded by the coding sequence ATGCTCGCCTTAACGACGAATACTGGATTGTGGTTCAGACTGGTTTCAATTTCACTTGGCAGCGCATTGCTAGCCCTGTTACTTGGGCAAGCCATTGTCGCCAGGATGGAACAAACACAACTACTGCACTATAGCGAGGAGGTACTCGATCAGGGAATCGCCGTCGCGAATGAAGGCCGGGAAACCATCAACCGGGTTCTGACGCTGAATAACACCCCGTGCTCCAGTGCCGATCTAAAAGAATTACGCCTGATCTCTTTTTACTCCGTTTATCTACGCGATATCGGACGTATCAAAAATAATTATCTCATCTGCTCTGCTGGCTGGGGGATGCTCAATCCTCCTATTTATCTGCTGCCACCGAACCTGACGACGCCGGATGGCGTGCAACTGTGGACCGCAATGAAGGATGTGGTTGATCCACGTATTACCGCAGATATGGCAAGCCTCAACGGTGTGGTCACCATCACCGCCGCCGCTGCATTTCGCCGTTTCACTCAGCCGCCGGCCGAGCATAGTGCGATGCTACTCACACGTAATCTGGACCATGTTTATCAAAAATTTGGCGACATTGATCTGCCTGCGTTTAGGCAAACACGGCAGCAGAATAACGCGTGGCTGACCATGGGAAAACGCCAGACGTTTTTCTGTGCGCAGAACCGAGATATCTGCGTACTGGCTCAGTTGGATTCCGCAGGTATTCTGTATCACCCTTGGTATGTCATCGCTTCTCTTCTGTTTCTCGGTTTGCTGATTGGTGCCAGCTCTACCTTCTCCTATCAGCTCTACTACGATCGGCATCAGGCTTTGCCATCACAGCTAAAACGCGCGATCAAACACCAACGGTTTCAGGTGCATTATCAGCCTCTGATCAGCCTGCCACAGCGTGCCATTATTGGCGTAGAAGCATTGGCCCGCTGGAGAAACGAGCACGGCGACAACGTCTCGCCGGAATACTTCATCAATATTGCAGAAGAAATGGGCTATTTACCGGAGCTCACTCGGATCATTACGCGTCAGGCATTGCATGATATGCAGCCGTACCTCACGCAGGAGCCCCCCTTCCTTCTCAGTATTAATCTGTCGGTAACCGATATTGTTTCGCCTGACTATCACCATTTCCTACAGAAGATGTGTGACGAACTGGGGATAGACAGAGCGCGTATCATGTTAGAACTTACCGAGCGGTCGAGCACATCCCACCAGACGCTGGCCAACGGTCTTGAGGCATTACGACGCGAGGGCTATAAGGTTGCGCTTGATGATTTCGGCACGGGGTATTCCAATCTGGATTATCTGAGCCACTTACCGTTTGATATGATCAAAATCGACAAAGTTTTCGTCGGTGCCATTGGTACGGACTCGGTTAATGCCGCCATGGCGGACCTGCTCTTCACCCTGGTCAAAAAACTGGACGTCCCCGTAATTATCGAAGGGGTAGAAACACGCGAGCAGGCCGCTTATATCCTTCAGCAGTGCCCTTCAGCGATGATACAAGGATGGTATTTCAGTAAAGCGGTAGCATTATGCGATCTACCAGATATCCATCACTATCAGTGCCCACCGATAGAAACGGCGTAA
- a CDS encoding sigma-54-dependent Fis family transcriptional regulator: MNNHYRQDRQHYSSLRHSSSENSALENPPLANRSLEYSSLPSSYSTYTAEDIHSSLSPIINVIAPLNVDIVLEGETGTGKDTLANRIHQISQCSGPLVAVNCAAVPENLAESELFGVVSGAYTGANRSRAGYLESADKGILFLDEIDSMPMTLQAKMLRVLESRGVKRLGSTQFTPVDMRVIVATQTPLLQLVEKGLFRRDLYFRLDTVKIQLPTLRSRSDLILPLFQRFSQEAAVRLRMTLPPMTAEIDEQLLTHSWPGNIRELKAAADRWAMGLSPLAEIQQLLHPRPLQLKDRLKRIEKFLIQDALRRHGHCIDDVIVELGIPKRTLYHRLKVLNVTVREMCAGGGETCQA; the protein is encoded by the coding sequence ATGAACAATCATTACCGTCAGGACAGACAGCACTATTCATCATTAAGACATTCATCATCAGAGAATTCAGCATTAGAAAATCCCCCATTAGCAAACCGATCACTCGAATATTCCTCGTTACCGTCGAGCTATTCCACCTACACGGCTGAGGATATTCACTCATCGTTGTCGCCAATCATCAATGTTATTGCTCCTCTCAATGTCGACATCGTTCTCGAAGGTGAAACGGGTACGGGGAAAGACACGCTGGCAAACCGGATCCATCAAATTTCTCAATGCAGCGGCCCTTTGGTGGCGGTGAACTGTGCCGCTGTGCCGGAAAATCTGGCTGAAAGCGAGCTGTTTGGCGTGGTATCGGGTGCGTATACCGGCGCTAACCGCTCCCGCGCCGGTTATCTTGAAAGTGCAGACAAGGGAATACTGTTTTTGGATGAGATCGACAGCATGCCCATGACGCTGCAAGCCAAGATGTTACGCGTGCTGGAAAGCCGCGGCGTTAAGCGGCTGGGGAGTACTCAGTTCACCCCCGTAGATATGCGTGTGATTGTGGCGACGCAAACACCGCTGCTGCAACTGGTAGAGAAAGGATTGTTTCGACGCGATCTTTATTTCCGTCTGGATACGGTAAAAATTCAGTTGCCGACTCTGCGTTCCCGCAGTGATCTCATTCTGCCGCTGTTTCAGCGTTTTAGTCAGGAAGCGGCGGTACGCCTGCGGATGACATTGCCGCCGATGACGGCGGAAATTGACGAGCAACTGCTGACCCACAGCTGGCCGGGCAATATCCGTGAGCTGAAAGCGGCGGCCGATCGCTGGGCAATGGGGCTGTCGCCCTTGGCTGAAATTCAACAACTACTGCATCCACGCCCTTTGCAGCTCAAAGACCGTTTAAAGCGGATTGAAAAGTTTCTGATTCAGGATGCGCTGCGCCGCCACGGCCACTGTATTGACGATGTGATTGTGGAGTTGGGGATCCCCAAACGAACGCTCTACCATCGCCTGAAAGTGCTTAACGTGACGGTGCGAGAAATGTGCGCAGGGGGCGGGGAAACGTGTCAGGCATGA
- a CDS encoding response regulator transcription factor has protein sequence MDKQIRLMIADDHVIMREGLKQIFALDDSLSVVAEAGNGAQVLAQLRSVAPDLLLLDMSMPGISGEALISRVVAQYPRLPILVLSMYSEAQIAQHALKSGARGYITKDKDPEALLAAIRRVAQGARYIDHTIAGQLVFSHYTEGGRAEHDVLTAREHQIMIMFAQGMGINTIANELAISNKTVSTHKARLMEKMQFSTNVEIVKYVFSKKLIP, from the coding sequence ATGGACAAACAAATACGTTTAATGATCGCAGACGATCACGTCATTATGCGTGAAGGACTCAAGCAGATCTTCGCGCTGGATGACTCGCTGAGCGTCGTCGCTGAAGCCGGAAACGGAGCACAGGTGCTGGCGCAGTTGCGCAGCGTGGCACCCGATTTGCTGCTGCTGGATATGTCGATGCCCGGTATCAGCGGTGAAGCGCTGATTTCGCGCGTAGTGGCGCAATATCCGCGTCTGCCGATTTTGGTGCTCAGCATGTACAGCGAGGCGCAGATTGCACAGCATGCCCTGAAAAGCGGTGCCAGAGGCTACATCACCAAAGATAAAGACCCAGAGGCGCTGCTGGCGGCGATCCGTCGTGTGGCGCAGGGCGCCCGCTATATCGATCACACCATTGCCGGGCAGCTGGTTTTTTCTCATTATACCGAGGGCGGCAGAGCCGAGCACGACGTCCTGACGGCCAGAGAGCACCAAATCATGATTATGTTTGCGCAGGGGATGGGGATTAACACCATCGCCAATGAGCTGGCCATCAGCAACAAAACGGTCAGTACCCACAAAGCGCGCCTGATGGAAAAAATGCAGTTCAGTACCAATGTGGAGATTGTTAAATACGTCTTTAGCAAGAAGCTCATTCCCTAG
- a CDS encoding PAS domain S-box protein — MMFTQPFRSDEQTKAPELELVDFAFGRIKDAIYIVNADQRFCYVNEAASQTLGYSITEFMHLSVVDIDPCWAAEHRSPDWLLEYESGVGTTFETRHLTRYGMTIPVEVNLTHFQHKGRSYSMCVVRDIRERKHIEQLAYARDQEFRALVENSPDLIIRFDPSLNCLYANPASLKHLEFTVEQLRGRMITELMPGAGCAIRMEQLVQQVVDTRSSAEGEVMEELGKGDQRHQSIHHIRCVPEFDQRGALVSILTVGRDITAIRYAEKTLADSHMQLRLLARQREISREEERKHIAQEIHDELGQHLTTIRMSLSLMRMCFAKKNPEMQAHLQKLMQLTDQTIQVVRNVLTRLRPNVLNMGLTPALEWLCDEFNRHYSATCLLRTPGETLALNDESTTAAFRVAQESLTNVARYAAATQVIITLENQQDCVVLCIKDNGKGFDSRAKNKNAFGLMSMKERGRMLGGEVIIESAPGKGTQVQLTFPKNGYLR; from the coding sequence ATGATGTTTACCCAACCTTTTCGTTCCGATGAACAAACCAAGGCCCCCGAACTGGAGCTAGTAGATTTTGCGTTTGGCCGTATCAAGGATGCGATTTATATCGTCAATGCAGATCAGCGTTTCTGTTATGTCAATGAGGCTGCCAGTCAGACGCTGGGCTACAGCATCACGGAGTTTATGCATCTGAGTGTGGTTGATATCGATCCCTGCTGGGCCGCCGAGCATCGCTCGCCCGATTGGTTGCTGGAGTATGAATCTGGCGTGGGTACCACTTTTGAAACCCGGCACCTCACTCGCTACGGTATGACTATTCCAGTCGAGGTCAATCTAACGCATTTCCAACATAAAGGACGCAGCTACAGCATGTGTGTAGTCAGAGATATCAGGGAACGTAAACATATCGAACAGTTAGCTTACGCGCGAGATCAGGAATTTCGCGCGCTGGTAGAAAATTCACCGGATTTGATTATTCGCTTCGATCCCAGCCTGAATTGCCTGTATGCCAATCCCGCCAGTTTGAAACATTTGGAATTTACCGTAGAGCAACTTCGAGGCCGAATGATTACGGAGTTGATGCCCGGAGCGGGGTGTGCCATCCGCATGGAACAGTTGGTGCAGCAGGTTGTCGATACCCGCAGCAGCGCGGAAGGCGAAGTGATGGAAGAGCTAGGGAAAGGCGATCAGCGTCATCAAAGCATTCACCATATTCGCTGCGTGCCGGAGTTCGATCAGCGTGGCGCTCTGGTTTCCATTCTGACCGTGGGGCGGGACATTACCGCCATTCGCTATGCGGAGAAGACGCTGGCCGATTCACATATGCAACTGCGCTTACTGGCACGCCAGCGTGAGATTTCACGCGAGGAAGAGCGCAAGCATATCGCACAGGAAATTCACGATGAGCTTGGGCAACACCTGACCACGATTCGCATGAGCCTGTCGCTGATGCGCATGTGCTTTGCCAAGAAAAATCCAGAGATGCAGGCGCATCTGCAAAAGTTGATGCAACTGACTGACCAAACGATTCAGGTGGTGCGTAATGTCTTGACGCGACTCAGGCCGAATGTATTAAATATGGGGCTCACGCCTGCGCTGGAATGGCTGTGCGACGAATTTAACCGACACTACAGTGCAACCTGCCTGTTGCGAACGCCGGGGGAAACGTTGGCACTTAATGATGAAAGCACTACCGCGGCATTTCGTGTCGCTCAGGAGTCGTTGACCAATGTGGCGCGTTATGCTGCTGCCACACAGGTGATCATTACGCTGGAAAATCAGCAGGACTGCGTTGTGCTGTGTATCAAAGACAACGGTAAAGGGTTTGATTCCCGCGCGAAAAATAAAAACGCCTTCGGTCTTATGAGTATGAAAGAGCGAGGTCGCATGCTGGGGGGCGAAGTCATCATTGAAAGTGCACCCGGCAAAGGCACGCAGGTGCAGTTAACGTTTCCTAAAAATGGCTATCTCCGTTAA
- a CDS encoding RNA polymerase sigma factor, translated as MEMSTKHTEQTPSLYPALAVDWEQVFRQHGKKLHNFIRKRVSNHDDVEDLQQMTYLEVLKHQDKFAGASRPETWVFGIALNLVRNYFKQARQRAQEMGDEMLEHIAIELDPGAITESQRALKRAMDAIVSLPEDTRQMLMQLLDTDASYQDLALQLGIPIGTVRSRLSRARGVIRQAVES; from the coding sequence ATGGAAATGTCTACCAAACACACCGAACAGACCCCTTCGCTTTACCCGGCGCTAGCTGTCGATTGGGAACAGGTGTTTCGTCAACACGGAAAGAAATTGCATAACTTTATCCGCAAGCGCGTCAGCAACCATGATGACGTTGAGGATTTACAGCAAATGACCTATCTGGAAGTGCTCAAACATCAGGATAAATTTGCGGGGGCATCGCGGCCGGAAACATGGGTGTTCGGCATTGCTCTCAATCTGGTGCGCAACTATTTCAAGCAGGCACGACAGCGCGCTCAGGAAATGGGCGATGAGATGCTGGAACATATCGCGATAGAACTCGATCCCGGCGCGATTACCGAAAGCCAGCGAGCCCTGAAACGCGCCATGGATGCTATCGTCTCATTGCCTGAGGATACTCGTCAGATGCTGATGCAACTGCTGGATACCGATGCCAGCTACCAGGATCTCGCGTTGCAGTTGGGGATCCCCATCGGTACGGTGCGGTCACGACTGTCTCGTGCCCGAGGTGTGATCCGTCAGGCCGTTGAATCCTGA
- a CDS encoding YopN family type III secretion system gatekeeper subunit, with product MIKIPTVLPTSSALPRPVVVDDDPVPQVAVQQTSSLHASPGSPLSTSMEEVAMAFGEQAERRSKSLNRRQIAQQPEARATANVERIEKLTELFKMLENPSQSTLDQQLSRMRDLLTRQGSPSIDSVLEAAGNDPARGDILLRHIQQQSAQQPELATAAENALQQLHQEKGPEVRAGLNTATAIALFSTQPEQKQAMRDLYYQKIVHQQSASALLDSLLERFDAATFSIGLRTLQRALAADIASLTPSISKAVLSKMLSNLNDSRHLSHTLSSSQTLLTRLANKVPAFTLGAVELTRRLIGLSANGAYARDLHNLGREVAGTQVQHQAMFFSALLPLVSDLPHPLWRDSKNRQTALQLIRGMIGDIAQYEKQQAKNTQHDDLAQPKQPPHTPDKGQP from the coding sequence ATGATCAAAATACCGACGGTTCTTCCCACTAGCAGCGCCCTACCGCGCCCTGTCGTCGTGGATGACGATCCCGTGCCGCAGGTTGCGGTACAGCAGACGAGTTCGCTTCATGCTTCACCCGGTTCTCCACTCTCTACCTCAATGGAGGAGGTCGCCATGGCATTTGGCGAGCAGGCCGAACGTAGGAGTAAATCACTGAATCGGCGTCAAATCGCCCAGCAGCCAGAAGCGCGTGCCACTGCCAACGTTGAACGGATCGAGAAACTGACGGAACTGTTCAAAATGTTGGAAAATCCGTCACAAAGTACCCTCGACCAGCAGTTGAGCCGCATGCGCGATCTGTTGACGCGGCAAGGTTCACCGTCTATTGATTCTGTGCTGGAGGCCGCAGGCAACGATCCGGCACGCGGGGACATTTTGCTGCGCCACATCCAGCAGCAATCAGCGCAGCAGCCTGAGCTGGCAACCGCGGCAGAAAATGCGCTACAGCAGTTGCATCAAGAGAAAGGGCCGGAAGTTCGGGCTGGCCTGAATACGGCAACGGCCATTGCTCTGTTCAGTACGCAGCCGGAACAAAAACAGGCGATGCGCGATCTGTACTACCAGAAAATCGTGCATCAGCAGTCGGCCAGTGCGCTGCTGGACTCCCTGTTGGAACGCTTTGACGCCGCGACATTTTCCATTGGGCTGCGCACGTTGCAACGCGCATTAGCGGCGGATATCGCCTCGCTGACGCCGTCTATTTCAAAAGCCGTTCTCAGCAAGATGCTGAGCAATCTCAACGATTCCCGTCACCTGAGCCACACGCTGTCATCCAGCCAGACGCTGCTCACTCGATTGGCGAACAAAGTGCCCGCGTTTACGCTGGGTGCCGTGGAATTGACGCGTCGTTTGATTGGCCTGAGCGCAAACGGCGCCTACGCCCGCGATCTGCATAATCTCGGTCGGGAAGTTGCCGGTACACAGGTGCAACATCAGGCTATGTTTTTCAGCGCCCTGCTGCCGCTCGTCAGCGACCTGCCACATCCGCTGTGGCGAGACAGCAAAAATCGGCAAACGGCGCTCCAACTGATACGCGGCATGATTGGCGATATCGCCCAATACGAGAAACAGCAAGCCAAAAATACTCAGCATGATGATCTGGCACAGCCAAAACAGCCCCCGCACACGCCGGATAAGGGGCAGCCATGA
- a CDS encoding EscV/YscV/HrcV family type III secretion system export apparatus protein, with protein sequence MNLLIIWLNRIALSAMQRSEVVGAVIVMSIVFMMIIPLPTGLIDVLIALNICASSLLIVLAMYLPKPLAFSTFPAVLLLTTMFRLAISISTTRQILLQQDGGHIVEAFGNYVVGGNLAVGLVIFLILTVVNFMVITKGSERVAEVAARFTLDAMPGKQMSIDSDLRAGLIEAHQARQRRENLAKESQLFGAMDGAMKFVKGDAIASLVIVFINMIGGFAIGVLQHNMAASDAMHVYSVLTIGDGLIAQIPALLISLTAGMIITRVSADGQKVDANIGREIAEQLTSQPKAWIISSIGMFGFALLPGMPTLVFVAISLSSLGSGLFQLWRIKQQGQLDANQLEADNMPAEQNGYQDLRRFNPTRAYLLLFHPVWQGQPTATVLVQNIRRLRNRLVYRFGFTLPSFDIEFSDRLAEDEFQFCVYEIPYVKATFVTDQLAVANGAIEQVDATIATPGHTLRDESQWLWLPLAHVAQQPDDIPRWTSDELILARMEQAIHRTGSQFIGLQETKSILAWLESEQPELAQELQRIMPLSRFASVLQRLASERVPLRSVRPIAEALIEVGQHERDTLALTDYVRLALKSQICHQYSDENNLAVWLLTPESEELLRDALRQTQNETFFALTQDYASTLLSQLRQAFPPFSSQSSLVLVAQDLRSPLRTLLQDEFHHVPVLSFTELESTLSINVIGRLDLYDSPDPFSA encoded by the coding sequence ATGAATCTGCTGATTATCTGGCTAAATCGTATTGCGCTGAGTGCAATGCAGCGCTCGGAGGTGGTGGGCGCGGTGATCGTCATGTCTATCGTTTTCATGATGATCATCCCGCTGCCCACCGGACTGATCGATGTGCTGATCGCGCTTAATATCTGTGCCTCCTCTCTGCTAATCGTGCTGGCGATGTACCTGCCTAAACCACTGGCTTTCTCGACGTTTCCGGCGGTGCTGCTGCTAACCACCATGTTCCGGCTGGCGATCTCCATTTCCACCACGCGCCAAATTCTGCTCCAGCAGGACGGCGGCCATATCGTTGAGGCTTTCGGTAACTACGTGGTGGGCGGGAATCTGGCGGTCGGTCTGGTTATTTTCCTGATTCTGACGGTAGTGAATTTTATGGTCATCACCAAAGGCTCTGAACGTGTGGCCGAGGTGGCGGCACGCTTCACGCTCGATGCGATGCCAGGTAAACAGATGTCCATCGACAGCGATCTCCGCGCTGGGTTAATCGAAGCCCATCAGGCACGGCAGCGGCGGGAAAATCTGGCGAAAGAAAGCCAGCTTTTCGGGGCAATGGATGGCGCGATGAAGTTCGTTAAAGGCGATGCGATTGCGTCGCTGGTTATCGTGTTCATTAACATGATCGGCGGCTTTGCCATCGGCGTGTTGCAACACAATATGGCCGCGTCCGATGCCATGCACGTCTACTCGGTATTGACCATCGGCGATGGGCTGATCGCCCAGATTCCGGCACTGCTGATTTCACTGACCGCCGGGATGATCATTACTCGCGTTTCGGCCGACGGGCAAAAAGTGGATGCCAATATTGGTCGGGAAATAGCGGAGCAGCTCACCAGCCAGCCCAAGGCGTGGATCATCTCCTCCATCGGCATGTTTGGATTTGCACTGCTGCCGGGGATGCCAACGTTGGTGTTTGTCGCCATCAGTTTGTCCTCGCTCGGCAGCGGTCTGTTTCAGCTCTGGCGCATCAAACAACAAGGCCAGTTGGATGCCAACCAATTGGAAGCGGACAACATGCCTGCCGAACAGAACGGTTATCAAGATCTACGGCGCTTCAACCCCACGCGTGCCTACCTGCTGCTGTTTCATCCGGTCTGGCAAGGGCAGCCGACGGCGACGGTGTTGGTGCAGAATATCCGTCGCCTGCGTAATCGGCTGGTCTACCGCTTTGGCTTTACGCTGCCGTCCTTTGATATCGAATTCAGCGACCGTCTGGCGGAAGATGAATTCCAGTTTTGTGTCTATGAAATTCCCTACGTTAAAGCCACATTTGTCACCGACCAGTTGGCGGTTGCCAATGGAGCCATCGAACAGGTTGACGCGACGATCGCCACGCCAGGCCACACGTTACGGGATGAAAGCCAGTGGCTATGGCTGCCGCTGGCGCATGTCGCCCAGCAGCCGGACGACATACCGCGCTGGACATCAGATGAGCTGATTCTGGCTCGCATGGAACAGGCCATTCACCGCACAGGTTCACAGTTCATCGGCTTACAGGAAACCAAATCTATTCTGGCCTGGCTGGAGAGTGAACAGCCGGAGTTGGCGCAGGAGCTACAGCGCATCATGCCGCTTTCGCGTTTTGCCAGCGTACTGCAACGGCTGGCTTCCGAACGTGTACCGCTGCGGTCGGTGCGCCCTATCGCCGAAGCGCTGATTGAAGTCGGCCAACACGAACGGGACACGCTGGCGTTGACCGACTACGTGCGTCTGGCGCTCAAATCACAAATCTGCCACCAGTACAGCGATGAGAACAACCTCGCGGTCTGGCTGCTGACGCCGGAAAGCGAAGAGCTGCTGCGCGATGCGCTACGCCAGACGCAGAACGAAACCTTCTTCGCCCTGACGCAAGACTACGCCTCAACGCTGCTCAGCCAATTGCGGCAGGCGTTTCCACCGTTCTCGTCACAGAGCAGTCTGGTGCTGGTAGCACAGGATTTACGCAGCCCGCTGCGCACGCTGTTACAGGACGAATTTCACCACGTCCCCGTGCTGTCCTTCACCGAACTGGAATCCACCCTGTCGATCAACGTCATTGGACGCCTTGATCTTTACGACTCCCCTGATCCCTTTAGCGCATAG